The Populus alba chromosome 6, ASM523922v2, whole genome shotgun sequence genome contains a region encoding:
- the LOC118032659 gene encoding FT-interacting protein 1, whose translation MNPLAAPHHKDDFKLKDTKPQLGERWPHGGPRGGGGWISSERATSTYDLVEQMFYLYVRVVKAKDLPTNPVTGSCDPYIEVKVGNYKGETQHFEKKTNPEWKQVFAFSKEKIQSSVVEVILRDRQKVKRDDHVGKVVFDMHEVPTRVPPDSPLAPQWYRLEALHGDNKVKGEVMLAVWMGTQADEAFPEAWHSDAASVHREGVLNIRSKVYVSPKLWYLRVNVIEAHDVEPLDPSQLPQVLVKAQVGNQILKTKLCPTRTTNPMWNEDLIFVAAEPFEEQLILTVENKASPGKDEVVGRVDLPLQIFERRLDYRPVHSKWFNLERFGFGALEGDKGHELKFSVRLHLRVCLEGAYHVLDESTMYISDQRPTAWQLWKHPIGILEVGVLSAQGLLPMKTKEGRGTTDAYCVAKYGLKWVRTRTIIENFNPKWNEQYTWEVYDPSTVITLGVFDNCHLGGGEKPATGGGARIDSRIGKVRIRLSTLETDRIYTNSYPLLVLQPSGLKKMGELQLAVRFTCLSLANMIYLYGNPLLPKMHYLHPFTVNQLDSLRYQAMNIVAVRLGRAEPPLRKEIVEYMLDVDSHMWSMRRSKANFFRIVSLFSGVISISKWLGEVCKWKNPVTTALVHVLFFILVCYPELIMPTIFLYMFLIGIWNYRLRPRHPPHMDTKLSWAEAVHPDELDEEFDTFPTSKQQDVARMRYDRLRSVAGRIQTVMGDMATQGERFQALLSWRDPRATSLFVIFCLIAAVVLYITPFKIITLVTGLFWLRHPRFRSKQPSAPGNFFRRLPSRADSML comes from the coding sequence ATGAATCCATTAGCTGCACCTCACCACAAAGATGACTTCAAATTGAAGGACACAAAGCCTCAGCTTGGGGAACGTTGGCCTCATGGAGGACCACGCGGTGGAGGTGGGTGGATTAGCAGTGAAAGAGCAACAAGCACGTATGATCTTGTGGAGCAGATGTTTTATCTGTATGTCCGAGTTGTGAAAGCCAAAGATCTTCCCACAAACCCAGTAACTGGAAGCTGCGACCCCTACATAGAAGTTAAAGTCGGGAATTATAAAGGAGAAACACAGCATTTTGAGAAGAAGACCAACCCTGAATGGAAACAGGTTTTTGCATTCTCAAAGGAGAAAATTCAGTCTTCGGTAGTTGAAGTAATACTAAGAGATAGACAGAAAGTGAAAAGAGATGATCACGTAGGAAAGGTGGTCTTTGACATGCATGAAGTGCCTACAAGGGTTCCACCAGACAGCCCCTTAGCCCCACAATGGTATAGATTAGAGGCTCTCCATGGAGATAACAAGGTGAAAGGAGAGGTGATGCTTGCAGTCTGGATGGGTACACAGGCTGATGAAGCATTTCCGGAGGCCTGGCACTCAGATGCTGCTTCAGTTCATAGGGAGGGTGTTCTCAATATCCGATCAAAGGTTTATGTTTCACCAAAACTTTGGTATCTTAGGGTAAATGTGATTGAAGCTCACGATGTAGAACCGCTTGACCCAAGTCAGTTGCCACAAGTTTTGGTGAAAGCTCAAGTTGGAAACCAGATACTCAAAACTAAGCTATGCCCAACCCGAACAACAAACCCTATGTGGAATGAAGATCTGATCTTTGTAGCAGCAGAGCCTTTTGAGGAGCAGTTGATACTTACTGTCGAAAATAAAGCAAGTCCTGGAAAAGATGAAGTTGTGGGGAGAGTAGATTTGCCACTCCAAATCTTTGAGAGGCGCCTGGATTACCGGCCAGTTCACTCCAAGTGGTTCAACCTTGAAAGATTTGGGTTCGGTGCTCTGGAGGGAGACAAGGGGCACGAACTCAAATTTTCAGTTAGGCTTCATCTCAGAGTTTGCCTTGAGGGTGCTTACCATGTACTAGACGAATCAACAATGTATATAAGCGACCAACGACCAACAGCTTGGCAGCTCTGGAAGCACCCTATAGGAATCCTGGAAGTCGGTGTCCTAAGTGCGCAAGGGCTTCTTCCAATGAAAACGAAGGAAGGGAGAGGAACTACTGATGCTTATTGTGTAGCCAAGTATGGGCTGAAGTGGGTACGGACCAGAACGATCATCGAAAACTTCAATCCAAAGTGGAATGAGCAGTATACATGGGAGGTGTACGACCCCTCCACGGTGATTACCTTGGGAGTTTTTGACAACTGCCACTTGGGTGGTGGTGAAAAACCGGCAACTGGTGGTGGAGCTCGAATTGACTCGAGAATTGGAAAGGTAAGAATTCGACTATCTACCTTGGAAACAGATCGAATATACACGAACTCCTATCCACTTCTAGTCCTACAACCATCTGGACTGAAAAAGATGGGAGAACTCCAACTAGCAGTTCGATTCACCTGCCTATCACTAGCAAACATGATTTACCTGTATGGGAACCCCTTGTTGCCGAAAATGCATTATTTGCATCCTTTTACTGTAAATCAGCTAGACAGTTTGAGATATCAGGCCATGAATATTGTAGCAGTAAGGCTTGGCAGAGCAGAGCCACCACTAAGGAAAGAGATTGTGGAGTACATGCTGGACGTGGATTCTCACATGTGGAGCATGAGAAGAAGCAAAGCTAACTTCTTCCGTATTGTGTCGCTTTTTTCTGGTGTGATCTCAATAAGCAAGTGGCTTGGTGAAGTGTGTAAATGGAAGAACCCAGTCACAACAGCCTTagttcatgttttatttttcattttggtctgCTACCCGGAACTAATTATGCCtactatttttctttatatgttcCTAATCGGAATATGGAATTACCGTCTCCGCCCAAGGCACCCCCCTCACATGGATACCAAACTTTCATGGGCAGAAGCAGTTCACCCCGATGAACTGGATGAGGAGTTTGACACTTTTCCCACATCAAAGCAACAAGATGTCGCTCGAATGAGGTATGACAGACTTAGGAGTGTTGCCGGAAGGATCCAGACCGTGATGGGAGACATGGCCACGCAAGGGGAACGTTTTCAGGCTCTGCTCAGCTGGAGAGACCCAAGAGCAACCAGCCTCTTCGTGATTTTCTGCCTCATTGCAGCTGTGGTGCTCTATATAacaccttttaaaataattaccttGGTTACAGGCTTGTTCTGGCTTCGACATCCTAGATTTCGCAGCAAGCAACCATCAGCTCCCGGCAATTTCTTCAGGAGGTTGCCATCTCGTGCTGACAGCATGCTCTga
- the LOC118032660 gene encoding bZIP transcription factor TGA10, with translation MPFMGFSRALGGGIVEEQQQLESKLFEGSFMATTATNNKVINHSTHLFEQQQQLQNHHQQQQNHQQQQQHDPRHLQEQHHHQIPYGIMQSSSSSSIPGNFMSKDAGAYDLGELDQALFLYLDGQDPSTVNQDQRQSGAGMRPPTLNIFPSQPMHVEPSKADTTNATGLVSSATGGSKKSSEPSMELANTRNVSAPGREPAKAIKREGKRKGPTTSSSEQEGPKTPDPKTLRRLAQNREAARKSRLRKKAYVQQLESSRIKLTQLEQELQRARAQGVFLCGGGEQGLPVGIANINSDAAFFDMEYARWLEEHHRLMCELRAALQEHIPENELRLFVDNCLAHYDEMMNLKIMVAKTDVFHLVSGMWKTPAERCFMWMGGFRPSELIKIIVGQIEPLTEQQILGICGLQQSTQENEDALSQGLEALNQSLSDTIASESLSYPPNMANYMGQMAVAMNKLSTLEGFVRQADNLRHQTIHRLQQLLTTRQAARCLLAIAEYFHRLRALSSLWLARPRRE, from the exons ATGCCTTTTATGGGGTTTTCAAGAGCTCTTGGAGGAGGAATAGTGGAGGAACAACAACAATTAGAAAGCAAGCTTTTTGAGGGTTCTTTCATGGCTACTACTGCTACTAACAATAAAGTCATCAATCACTCAACTCATCTATTtgaacagcagcagcaactaCAAAACCATCATCAACAACAGCAAAACcatcagcagcagcaacaacatgATCCTCGCCATTTACAAGAgcaacatcatcatcaaattcCTTATGGAATCATGcagtcatcatcatcatcctcaatCCCTGGGAACTTCAT GAGCAAAGACGCTGGAGCTTATGACTTGGGAGAATTGGATCAAGCCCTTTTTCTCTATCTGGATGGACAAGACCCCTCCACTGTTAATCAAGACCAAAGAC AGAGTGGTGCAGGAATGAGACCTCcaactttgaatattttcccaTCTCAGCCTATGCACGTAGAGCCATCAAAg GCTGATACTACTAATGCTACTGGATTAGTTTCTTCAGCAACTGGTGGTTCAAAGAAATCATCAGAACCGTCCATGGAATTGGCCAATACAAGAAACGTTTCTGCACCTGGCCGTGAACCAGCTAAAGCCATCAAG CGCGAAGGGAAACGTAAAGGTCCAACAACATCAAGTTCGGAGCAGGAAGGACCCAAGACACCAGACCCTAAG ACATTGAGGAGACTTGCTCAGAATAGAGAGGCAGCAAGGAAAAGCAGGCTAAGAAAAAAA GCTTATGTTCAGCAGCTAGAGTCAAGTAGGATTAAGCTTACCCAATTGGAACAAGAACTACAAAGAGCCCGAGCTCAA GGCGTATTCCTATGTGGAGGTGGAGAACAAGGCCTTCCTGTTGGTATTGCCAATATTAACTCAG ATGCTGCGTTTTTTGATATGGAGTATGCAAGATGGCTTGAGGAGCACCATCGCCTGATGTGCGAGCTTCGAGCAGCGTTACAAGAGCATATACCCGAAAATGAGCTCAGGCTCTTTGTTGACAACTGTTTGGCACATTATGATGAGATGATGAATCTCAAAATCATGGTTGCCAAGACCGATGTCTTCCATCTAGTTTCCGGCATGTGGAAGACTCCGGCCGAGCGGTGCTTCATGTGGATGGGAGGTTTCCGCCCATCTGAGCTCATCAAG ATAATAGTAGGTCAAATCGAGCCATTAACGGAGCAACAAATCTTGGGAATATGTGGTTTGCAACAATCAACACAAGAAAATGAAGATGCTCTCTCTCAAGGGCTTGAAGCTCTCAATCAATCTCTTTCAGATACCATAGCTTCTGAATCATTGAGCTACCCTCCTAATATGGCCAACTACATGGGCCAAATGGCTGTAGCAATGAACAAGCTCTCCACCCTTGAAGGATTTGTTAGACAG GCAGATAATTTGAGGCACCAAACAATTCACCGGCTGCAACAATTACTCACAACCCGTCAAGCCGCAAGGTGTTTGCTTGCTATTGCCGAGTACTTCCATCGTCTTCGAGCTCTCAGCTCCCTCTGGTTAGCTCGTCCCCGGCGAGAATAA